One genomic window of Nicotiana sylvestris chromosome 10, ASM39365v2, whole genome shotgun sequence includes the following:
- the LOC138878944 gene encoding uncharacterized protein has protein sequence MAPYEVLYGRRCRSPVGWFEPGEARLLGTDLVQEALDEVQIIQDRLRKAQSRQKSHADRKVRDVAFMVSERVLLRVSSMKGVMRFRKKGKFSPRFIGLFEIFDRVGGVAYKLALPPRLSAVHPVFHVSMRRKYHDVPSHVLDFSTVQLDKDLSYEEEPADILDQQVRQLRSKSFPSMRV, from the coding sequence atggctccatatgaggtgttgtatggtaggcgatgtcggtctccagttggatggtttgagccaggagaggctcgattattgggtacggatttggttcaggaggccttggatgaGGTccagattattcaggataggcttcgtaaagctcagtccaggcagaagagtcatgcagaccgcaaggtcagagatgttgcgtTCATGGTTAGTGAGCGAGTGTTGCTCCGTGTATcgtctatgaagggcgtgatgagattcaggaagaagggaaagtttagccctaggttcattggtctaTTCGAGATTTTTGATCGTGTGGGAGGGGTGGCTTATAAACTTGCCTTACCGCCTAGATTGTCAgcagtgcatccagtgtttcatgtatctatgcgcCGGAAGTATCACGACGTTCCAtcacacgtgttagatttcagcactgtccaattggacaaggatctgtcttATGAAGAGGAGCCGGCGGATATTTTAGACcagcaggttcgacagttgaggtcgaagagttttccttcaatgcgtgtttag